The Balnearium lithotrophicum DNA window CCCAAACGTGAGAAAAAGACTTAAATGGATTCAACATTACGAAAAACACCAAAATGCAAGACTAACCTGCAGATACTTCGGAATAAGTCCAACCACCTTCTACAAATGGAAAAATAGATACAAAAAGTACGGTTTAGAAGGCCTCAAAGACAGAAACAAAAGACCCCACAGAGTAAGACAACCTCAGAT harbors:
- a CDS encoding helix-turn-helix domain-containing protein, translated to MKQLKKFKGTSLHISNTPFKKTIKRGTKIKTKLDLTKDPNVRKRLKWIQHYEKHQNARLTCRYFGISPTTFYKWKNRYKKYGLEGLKDRNKRPHRVRQPQ